A stretch of the Ananas comosus cultivar F153 linkage group 14, ASM154086v1, whole genome shotgun sequence genome encodes the following:
- the LOC109720667 gene encoding synaptotagmin-5 produces MSFFVGLVMGIAFGIGLVMAFVRFENSRAKQRSELAAAVAAFSKMTIQDIRKLLPPEFYPSWVVFSQRQKLTWLNLELTKIWPYVNEAASELIKTSVEPILEQYRSAILGSLKFSKLTLGTVAPQFTGVSTIDDDSSGITLELEMQWDGNPNIVLDIQTTFGMALPVQVKNIGFTGVFRIICRPLVDQFPCFGAVSYSLREKKKLDFTLKVIGGEISAIPGISDAIEGTIRDAIEDSITWPVRKVIPIIPGDYSDLELKPVGVLEVKLVQARDLTNKDIVGKSDPFAELYIRPLRDRIKRSKTINNDLNPIWNEHYEFIVEDSSTQHLTVKIYDDEGIQKAELIGCARVSLRDLEPGKVKDVWLNLVKDLEVQRDRKNRGQVHLELLYCPFGMQNGFVNPFASKVSMTSLEKVLKSEVNGSEAGDIEGKAKQRKRDVILRGVLSVTVISAEDLPAMDLMGKADPFVALTMKKTETKYKTRVVNDSLNPTWNQTFDFVVEDGLHDMLILEVYDHDTFRKDYIGRCIMTLTRVVLEGEITDSFPLEGAKSGKLNLHLKWMPQPIYRDS; encoded by the exons GCTGCTGCAGTCGCAGCTTTTTCAAAGATGACCATTCAAGATATAAGGAAACTTCTTCCTCCTGAATTTTACCCATCATGGGTTGTTTTTTCACAGCGCCAAAAG tTGACCTGGCTCAACCTCGAATTGACGAAAATCTGGCCTTATGTTAATGAG GCTGCATCAGAGCTGATAAAAACTTCTGTAGAGCCGATTCTTGAGCAATATAGATCTGCCATCTTGGGTTCGCTCAAATTTTCGAAGCTAACACTCGGTACTGTCGCTCCGCAGTTTACAG GTGTTTCTACCATTGACGATGACAGCTCTGGAATAACTTTGGAGTTAGAGATGCAATGGGATGGTAATCCAAACATTGTGCTTGATATCCAGACCACATTTGGCATGGCTCTTCCTGTACAG GTAAAAAACATTGGCTTCACTGGTGTATTTCGAATAATCTGTAGACCTCTGGTGGATCAATTTCCCTGCTTTGGAGCTGTCTCTTATTCTTTGAGAGAAAAG AAAAAGCTCGACTTCACCCTCAAGGTTATCGGTGGTGAAATATCGGCTATTCCTGGAATTTCAGATGCTATTGAG GGTACAATACGTGATGCTATTGAGGACTCAATTACATGGCCTGTGCGCAAAGTTATTCCTATTATACCTGGTGATTACAG TGACCTGGAGCTAAAACCTGTTGGAGTTTTGGAAGTGAAACTTGTGCAAGCAAGGGATTTAACAAACAAGGACATAGTGGGAAAATCTGATCCTTTTGCCGAACTATACATACGCCCATTACGTGACAGAATCAAGAGAAGCAAAACAATT AACAATGACTTAAACCCCATCTGGAATGAGCACTATGAGTTTATAGTTGAGGACTCATCTACTCAGCATTTGACGGTAAAAATCTATGATGATGAAGGAATTCAAAAAGCGGAGCTAATTGGTTGTGCTCGAGTAAGTTTAAGGGACCTTGAGCCAGGAAAGGTGAAAGATGTCTGGTTGAATCTTGTTAAAGATTTGGAAGTACAGAGAGACAGGAAAAATCGTGGTCAG GTACACCTAGAGCTTCTTTATTGTCCCTTTGGAATGCAAAATGGTTTCGTTAACCCTTTTGCCAGTAAAGTGTCAATGACTTCTCTGGAGAAGGTCCTCAAAAGCGAGGTGAACGGATCCGAGGCTGGTGATATTGAAGGGAAAGCAAAGCAGAGGAAAAGGGATGTTATTTTGAGAGGAGTGCTTTCGGTGACTGTTATATCTGCTGAGGACTTGCCTGCGATGGATCTGATGGGAAAGGCCGACCCGTTCGTCGCGCTCACAATGAAGAAAACTGAGACGAAATATAAAACAAGG GTAGTAAACGATAGCTTGAATCCCACTTGGAATCAAACTTTTGACTTCGTCGTGGAAGATGGCCTTCATGATATGCTTATTTTGGAAGTCTACGACCACGATACTTTTAGAAAG GATTATATCGGAAGATGCATAATGACGCTGACGAGAGTTGTACTGGAAGGTGAGATTACAGATAGTTTTCCGTTGGAGGGAGCTAAATCCGGTAAACTGAACCTGCACCTCAAGTGGATGCCGCAGCCGATATACCGTGATTCGTGA
- the LOC109720067 gene encoding LOW QUALITY PROTEIN: probable monogalactosyldiacylglycerol synthase 2, chloroplastic (The sequence of the model RefSeq protein was modified relative to this genomic sequence to represent the inferred CDS: inserted 1 base in 1 codon), with protein MVMSVVEPRRSIREALLHGVLGGGGXRCAARARPSAAVRELRGGRPKNVLVLMSDTGGGHRASAEAIRDAFRLEFGDEYQVFVKDLGKEYGGWPLNDMERSYKFMLRHARLWKVAFHGTSPRWVHCIYLAALAAFYAKKVVAGLMEYSPDIIVSVHPLMQHIPLWVLKWQSLQQSVPFVTVVTDLNTCHPTWFHTSVTRCYCPSQEVAKRALFEGLDPSQIRVFGLPIRPSFCRAVLNKGDLRKELEMDPHLPAVLLMGGGEGMGPVEETALALDEALYDYELDRPVGQIVVICGRNQALRSTLESTEWTVPVKVRGFESQMERWMGACDCIITKAGPGTITEALIRGLPIILNDFIPGQEVGNVPYVVDNGAGVFSKDPQETAGLVARWFGPEKALLKKFSRNALRLAQPNAVFDIVRDIHSLIRQRGPVTRVSYSVGSSFPFSVY; from the exons atGGTGATGTCGGTGGTGGAGCCGCGGAGGTCGATAAGGGAAGCGCTGCTCCACGGcgtgctcggcggcggcg ggcggtgcgcgGCGAGGGCACGGCCCAGCGCGGCGGTGCGGGAGCTACGCGGCGGGCGCCCGAAGAACGTGCTCGTGCTCATGAGCGACACCGGCGGCGGCCACCGCGCCTCCGCCGAGGCCATCCGCGACGCCTTCCGCCTCGAGTTCGGCGACGAGTACCAG GTGTTTGTGAAGGATTTAGGGAAAGAGTACGGGGGGTGGCCGCTGAACGACATGGAGAGGTCCTACAAGTTCATGCTGAGGCACGCACGGCTGTGGAAGGTCGCATTCCACGGCACGTCCCCGCGTTGGGTCCACTGCATCTAcctcgccgccctcgccgcctTCTACGCCAA GAAGGTGGTGGCGGGATTAATGGAGTATAGCCCCGACATCATCGTAAGCGTCCACCCGCTCATGCAACACATTCCTCTGTGGGTGCTCAAATGGCAGAGCCTTCAACAGAGCGTGCCCTTCGTTACCGTCGTCACGGACCTCAACACTTGCCACCCCACATg GTTCCACACTAGCGTCACTAGATGCTACTGCCCCTCTCAGGAGGTCGCAAAACGGGCATTGTTCGAGGGCTTGGACCCTTCTCAAATCCGTGTATTCGGTTTGCCTATTCGACCATCCTTTTGTCGCGCCGTTCTCAACAAG GGTGATTTAAGAAAGGAATTGGAGATGGATCCTCATTTGCCCGCGGTTCTGCTAATGGGAGGCGGCGAGGGAATGGGTCCGGTGGAGGAGACCGCTTTGGCCCTTGATGAAGCTCTTTATGACTACGAGCTCGATAGGCCTGTAGGACAGATTGTGGTCATATGCGGTCGCAACCAGGCGCTCCGGTCTACACTAGAGTCGACCGAATGGACGGTTCCCGTGAAG GTAAGAGGATTTGAGTCCCAGATGGAGAGATGGATGGGGGCTTGTGATTGCATTATTACGAAG GCTGGGCCAGGTACAATTACTGAGGCTTTGATAAGGGGACTCCCAATCATCCTCAATGACTTCATCCCTGGACAG GAGGTGGGCAACGTCCCTTACGTCGTGGACAACGGGGCCGGCGTGTTCTCGAAGGACCCGCAGGAGACGGCCGGCCTCGTCGCAAGGTGGTTCGGCCCCGAGAAGGCGCTCCTCAAGAAATTCTCGCGCAACGCTCTGAGACTCGCGCAGCCGAACGCGGTGTTCGACATCGTGAGGGACATCCACAGCCTCATCCGGCAGCGGGGACCCGTGACGCGCGTCTCCTACTCCGTCGGTTCTTCGTTCCCTTTCTCCGTATATTAG